The nucleotide window CTTTAGTCAATAATGGTGGGCTACAGTTGCAAAACCCCAGCACACTTCCTCTTGCTTTCCTTTAATCAATGGAATATTGTGAACAATGAAACTCATCAAACTTCCCGCTGCTTGCCTTTAGTCAACTTATCTTCCATGAAAAGAGCATCTCCTCCACTCTATATAAAACCATGTCTTTCCTTGTAGCAGAAACAGAAAAACCTAAACCTTCAAGAGATTCCTAAAACCCTTCCGACAAAAACGAAGATGATGGGAGAAATGTGGGCTCAAATGGGCTCGGTGATTGCGAGTGTCATGTTCGTTAATGCCATAGTTCAACAATACCTTCCCCCCCATCTTCGGTACCATGTAGGAAGATACACTCAAAAACTAGTGGGCTTTGTCTACCCTTACATCCAAATCATCTTTGATGAATTCACCAATGATTTTCGCAAGCGAAGCGAAATCTATTCCGCCATCCAGAGCTACCTCAGTGCGAAATCTTCCACTCGGGCTAAGCGGTTAAAAGCTCATGAAGTCAAGGACAGCAAGTCTCTGGTCCTTGGCATGGATGACAATGAAGAAGTGACTGATGAATTTCAAGGCGTTAAGCTTTCATGGGTTTTGAGGAAACAAACGGCGAATCAGACTTCATTTTCTTTCTATCCTCAGTCTGATGAGAAGAAACATTATAGGCTGACGTTCCACAGACGCCATAGAGATATCATCACGAGGTCTTACCTTGATCATGTGATTAAAGAAGGGAAAGAGTTATTGGTGAGCAACAGGCAACGAAAGCTCTATATCAACAATCCTACACAGGATTGGCATCCCTACAGGGGGACAAAGTGGAGCCATGTGGCGTTTGAGCACCCGGCATCATTTGAAACCCTAGCAATGGACCCGAAAATGAAGGAGGAAATCATCAGTGACCTCATCAAGTTCAGAAAGGGAAAGGAGTACTATGCGAAAATCGGGAAGCCTTGGAAGCGGGGTTATCTCCTTTACGGGCCACCAGGCACTGGAAAGTCTACCATGGTTGCTGCCATGTCTAATTTCATGGATTATGATGTCTATGATCTTGAGTTAACGACGGTGAAGGACAACACTGAGCTGAGGAAGCTACTGATTGACACGCCGAGTAAGTCTATAATTGTGATTGAGGACATTGATTGCTCGCTTGATCTTACAGGACagcgaaagaagaagaaggagaaggatgaGGAggacaaggaagaaaataaggaTCCAGTTCGAAAAATGAGGGAAGGTCAAGAAAACCCACAGAGCAAGGTGACTCTTTCGGGGCTGCTAAACTTTATCGATGGGATTTGGTCAGCTTGTGGAGGGGAGAGATTGATTGTGTTTACGACTAATTATGTGGAGAAACTTGATCCTGCGCTCATTAGAAGAGGAAGGATGGACAAACACATAGAATTGTCCTACTGCTGCTTCGAAGCATTCAAAGTGCTTGCTAGGAattatttggatttggattcacACGAGTTGTTTGAAACGATTGCTCGTTTGTTGGGCGAAACCAATATGACTCCTGCTGATGTCGCTGAGAACTTGATGCCTAAGTCTGTTAGGCAGGATGCTGAATCTTGTTTGAAGAACTTGATCGAAGCTCTTGAGGCTGCGAAGGAGGAGGCAAGAGTGAAGGCCGAGGAAGAAGCAAAATCAAAGGCAGAGGAAGAGGCAAAACTGAAGgtagagaaagaagaaaaagagaaagaccTGCCAAAAGTTGAAGAGAAATGCAATGGAAAACAAGTTGAAACGGGCGAAGAAAACAGAGTTAGGGCTTGAAGATGAACGAAAGAGAGTGAAATCATATGTATGAATTTCAACCTTCCTTATATTGTATTTTGTAGAGTCTCATcagtgtgtgtttttccttaaTGTGTACtaagaataatttcatgggGCTGTATTAATTAATGTATGGAACATAAGCGTTTCGATCATCAAGGGCATAAGTAACCTGTACCGCAAGGAAAAAATGTCTATTTCTTTGAATAAGTTTAACTAAGTAACTCTAATCTGTGTTTTATCAAAGTATCCTTAGTTAATTAAGTTCTTTCGTatcttattttgtttcttaaagTGAAATTTTCTCACTAAACAACTAATTGTATGTTGCAAGAAACTAAGACTGATTGATCCACAGTAGACAgacatgatgatgatgatgggagAAATGTGGGTTCAACCGGACGCGGAGATTTGCTAGTGTGATGCTTCATGCTTGTTTATGCAAAATTTCTGCATTTTTTCCCATCGATTTCGAGGCATAGAGACTGAATCCGCCCGCCATTGTAGATGATCAGAATGCTTAGTATATTCATACAAAGTAATCAGTGTGGTGCTTCATGCTTGTTTACGCTAAATTTTACGTATTTTCCCTTCTCtaagaaaaaattatttatgtAAAGCTATGAAGTATACATCATTTCTCAACAAAATACAGAGGCCAAACAAGAAAGCAAAGTTTAAACATGACTCCAGCAGACATGGTTGCTCATCTGGGAGTTAGTGTAACTTGATTTTGCTGGGTTTATTTTCAGAATGCTGAACAGAAGCAAAGCAAAGATAGAAGTTGAACCGAAaagtttttctttcttgttctcTCTGCTGCAAAAGTATTGCAGAGGAATATTTGTACTGCACAGAAAAATGCGCACTAACACTGCTTTACATTTAACTGATGGCCTTAGCTTTAGGACCACACAAAACACTACTTTTAATCTTAGTCACTCATCAACCTAATTACATGGATCAAACACcacatggcactcatggccttACATCATTTAACCTTACACTTGGTAGATATGCTCAAGTGAATACACACATTAAAACTCATCTTATTTCTAATACTCAATCAGTTAgagacttataattcaacactcccctttaagtcTTGAGCTGATTTCACTCCTAGCATGCTCCTGAGATAATTAAACCGATCTTTAGGCAAAGGTTTTGTGAAGATATCAGCAAGTTGCTCATTAGTTGGACAGTACACCAGATCAATGATGCCATCCTTCAGTGCATCCTTGATGAAATGGTATCTTCTGTTAATGTGTT belongs to Malus sylvestris chromosome 17, drMalSylv7.2, whole genome shotgun sequence and includes:
- the LOC126612061 gene encoding AAA-ATPase ASD, mitochondrial-like — encoded protein: MMGEMWAQMGSVIASVMFVNAIVQQYLPPHLRYHVGRYTQKLVGFVYPYIQIIFDEFTNDFRKRSEIYSAIQSYLSAKSSTRAKRLKAHEVKDSKSLVLGMDDNEEVTDEFQGVKLSWVLRKQTANQTSFSFYPQSDEKKHYRLTFHRRHRDIITRSYLDHVIKEGKELLVSNRQRKLYINNPTQDWHPYRGTKWSHVAFEHPASFETLAMDPKMKEEIISDLIKFRKGKEYYAKIGKPWKRGYLLYGPPGTGKSTMVAAMSNFMDYDVYDLELTTVKDNTELRKLLIDTPSKSIIVIEDIDCSLDLTGQRKKKKEKDEEDKEENKDPVRKMREGQENPQSKVTLSGLLNFIDGIWSACGGERLIVFTTNYVEKLDPALIRRGRMDKHIELSYCCFEAFKVLARNYLDLDSHELFETIARLLGETNMTPADVAENLMPKSVRQDAESCLKNLIEALEAAKEEARVKAEEEAKSKAEEEAKLKVEKEEKEKDLPKVEEKCNGKQVETGEENRVRA